One Anaerolineae bacterium genomic window carries:
- the rpsR gene encoding 30S ribosomal protein S18 — protein MEERDDYLDDTDEDLDLEEEETEEAASGDAQSQGTHVSVRRLGRQQRVCAFCAEHVKYVDYKQVDVLSRYITERGQLRPRRKTGICAKHQRRVAVAVKRARHLALLPFTGEQVRIISRRQGAA, from the coding sequence GTGGAAGAGCGAGACGACTATTTGGACGACACCGACGAGGATTTAGACCTTGAAGAGGAGGAGACGGAAGAAGCGGCGTCTGGGGATGCTCAGTCCCAGGGGACACATGTCAGCGTTCGCCGTTTGGGGCGGCAGCAGCGCGTGTGTGCCTTTTGCGCCGAACATGTCAAGTATGTGGACTACAAGCAGGTGGACGTGTTAAGCCGCTATATTACAGAACGAGGGCAGCTTCGCCCGCGCCGCAAGACCGGCATCTGTGCAAAACACCAGCGACGAGTAGCCGTCGCGGTCAAACGAGCGCGCCATCTGGCATTGCTGCCTTTCACGGGCGAACAGGTGCGCATCATATCGCGGCGTCAGGGAGCTGCATAA
- a CDS encoding single-stranded DNA-binding protein, translating to MARGLNKVIIIGNLGRDPEMRYTPSGKPVTSFSVATSRSWVTADGERRDATEWFNVVAWGNLAEICSQYLRKGSRVYVEGHLQTRGWDDEHGQKHYRTELVANEMIMLDSRAPDTDFDAGPDMEESEYNR from the coding sequence ATGGCACGAGGATTGAACAAAGTCATCATTATCGGTAACCTGGGACGCGATCCGGAAATGCGGTACACGCCGAGCGGGAAACCTGTGACGTCGTTCAGCGTGGCGACCAGCCGTAGCTGGGTAACTGCAGATGGCGAACGACGGGACGCGACTGAATGGTTCAACGTGGTCGCCTGGGGCAATCTGGCAGAGATCTGCAGTCAATACCTGCGCAAAGGTTCCAGGGTCTATGTGGAAGGCCACTTGCAAACCCGTGGCTGGGACGACGAGCATGGCCAAAAGCATTATCGCACAGAACTAGTCGCCAACGAGATGATTATGCTCGATAGCCGAGCTCCGGACACCGACTTTGATGCCGGCCCTGATATGGAAGAATCCGAGTATAACCGATAA
- the rpsF gene encoding 30S ribosomal protein S6 encodes MRDYELMYILHPRLDEEGIMSHIERVTRWITAAGGEVLETTPWGRRRLAYPIQKQIEGFYVLQRFRIPPNAVSALDRNLRLNEEIMRHLIVRPGA; translated from the coding sequence GTGAGAGATTATGAGTTGATGTACATCTTGCATCCTCGCCTCGATGAAGAAGGGATCATGTCTCATATTGAGCGGGTCACCCGCTGGATTACTGCGGCTGGAGGCGAGGTATTAGAGACGACGCCCTGGGGGCGTCGCCGTCTGGCTTATCCAATTCAGAAGCAGATCGAAGGATTCTACGTCCTCCAGCGATTTCGTATACCTCCGAATGCTGTCTCTGCCCTCGACCGTAACCTCAGGTTGAACGAGGAGATCATGCGTCATCTCATCGTCCGTCCAGGAGCTTAG